From Treponema primitia ZAS-1, one genomic window encodes:
- a CDS encoding nucleotide sugar dehydrogenase, which translates to MPFIEKPSIVIIGLGYVGLPLAVRIAHKYQVTGFDLNKVRVNQLNDGYDKTGEITSDDLHSVSKNISFTSDKGRIIGADVYIVAVPTPITRNNTPDLTPLTGASATVGQTMKKDAVVVYESTVYPGCTEEVCVPILEKESSLVFNKDFFVGYSPERINPGDTVHTVDKIVKVTSGSSPEAAEFINRIYASVISAGTYRASSIKVAEAAKVIENTQRDLNIAFMNELAIIFARMGIDTTEVLEAAETKWNFLPFKPGLVGGHCIGVDPYYLTYKAQEIGYHPEVILAGRRLNDNMGIYVASDLIKMMIRRGINVSGARIIILGITFKENCPDIRNTRVIDVIQELLEYGCIVSVYDPWADAKEVTAEYGIDILAALPEPSGSAVYDACMLTVAHREFKTINPRNILIPKGIVYDVKGFWPREMIDKRL; encoded by the coding sequence ATGCCATTTATAGAGAAACCATCAATTGTTATTATAGGACTTGGTTATGTTGGACTTCCTTTAGCGGTTCGCATTGCCCATAAATATCAGGTGACTGGTTTTGATTTAAATAAAGTTAGGGTAAATCAATTAAATGATGGTTATGACAAAACCGGTGAAATTACAAGTGATGATTTACATTCGGTAAGCAAAAATATATCCTTTACATCAGATAAAGGACGCATCATTGGCGCAGATGTGTATATCGTTGCGGTCCCAACCCCGATAACCCGTAATAATACACCGGATCTCACTCCTTTAACAGGCGCATCTGCTACGGTTGGACAGACGATGAAAAAAGACGCTGTGGTTGTATACGAATCTACCGTATATCCCGGATGTACAGAGGAGGTCTGTGTTCCTATCTTGGAAAAAGAAAGTTCCCTTGTATTTAATAAGGATTTTTTTGTTGGATATAGCCCCGAGCGTATTAATCCCGGTGATACCGTACATACGGTGGATAAAATTGTTAAAGTTACCAGTGGGAGCTCTCCGGAAGCCGCTGAATTTATTAACAGGATTTACGCTTCCGTAATTAGCGCGGGAACGTATCGCGCTTCATCCATAAAAGTAGCTGAAGCCGCAAAGGTTATAGAAAACACCCAGCGTGATTTGAATATTGCCTTCATGAATGAACTTGCGATTATATTTGCACGTATGGGCATAGATACAACTGAAGTATTGGAAGCAGCTGAAACAAAATGGAATTTTTTGCCCTTTAAGCCGGGATTAGTCGGTGGGCATTGTATTGGTGTTGATCCCTATTATTTAACCTATAAAGCCCAAGAAATAGGATATCATCCCGAAGTAATTTTAGCAGGCCGGCGCCTAAATGATAATATGGGAATCTATGTCGCATCGGATCTGATAAAAATGATGATACGCCGCGGAATAAACGTGTCCGGAGCAAGGATTATTATTTTAGGTATTACTTTTAAGGAAAACTGTCCGGATATTCGTAATACCCGTGTCATTGATGTTATCCAGGAATTATTGGAATATGGATGTATTGTTTCTGTATATGATCCCTGGGCGGATGCAAAAGAGGTTACCGCTGAATATGGCATTGACATATTGGCCGCCCTGCCTGAACCTTCTGGCAGCGCCGTATATGATGCCTGTATGCTGACGGTAGCTCACCGCGAATTTAAAACCATTAATCCCAGAAACATACTTATCCCGAAGGGTATCGTCTACGATGTAAAAGGATTTTGGCCTAGAGAAATGATAGATAAACGATTATAA
- a CDS encoding NAD-dependent epimerase, translated as MKILITGMAGFIGFHLAMRLVKKDIEIVGLDIINDYYDIRVKYGRLAQLGLNVPQDAAEHGKGFQKITSSIHPNLSFVRIDLTDSEGIKALFKKELFDTVVNLAAQAGVRYSLTNPDVYIASNIQGFLNILEAARAFPVKHLVYASSSSVYGINTIQPFSETGAADHPASLYAVSKRCNELMAHSYSHLYGIPTTGLRFFTVYGPWGRPDMALFLFTKAILEGKPIDVFNYGNMQRDFTYVDDIVEGITRIMSCIPRGCPDWDGIRSGQGPAPARVYNIGNGAPVRLLDFIHALEEELGMEAKKNMLPIQPGDVPATWADCNALEQDTGYRPQTSIREGIKHFVTWYKSFYLNKE; from the coding sequence ATGAAAATTCTTATAACAGGAATGGCGGGCTTTATCGGTTTTCACCTTGCGATGCGTCTTGTAAAGAAGGACATTGAAATCGTAGGGCTTGATATAATAAACGATTATTATGATATTCGGGTAAAATATGGGCGACTTGCGCAGTTGGGGTTAAATGTGCCGCAGGATGCGGCGGAACACGGAAAGGGATTTCAAAAAATCACATCTTCCATTCATCCCAATCTTAGTTTTGTACGTATTGATTTGACTGATTCGGAAGGGATAAAAGCTCTTTTCAAAAAAGAATTATTTGATACTGTTGTAAACCTCGCCGCTCAGGCCGGAGTACGGTATTCCCTTACCAATCCGGATGTTTATATAGCAAGCAATATACAGGGGTTCTTAAATATTCTTGAAGCTGCTCGGGCTTTTCCGGTAAAACATCTGGTATATGCATCTTCCAGTTCTGTGTACGGTATTAATACCATCCAGCCTTTCTCAGAAACCGGCGCTGCGGATCATCCTGCCAGTCTCTATGCGGTAAGCAAACGCTGTAACGAGCTTATGGCCCATAGCTATTCACATTTGTATGGCATACCAACAACAGGACTGCGTTTCTTTACGGTATATGGTCCCTGGGGTAGACCGGATATGGCGCTTTTTCTGTTTACAAAGGCAATCCTTGAAGGTAAACCTATAGACGTTTTTAATTATGGTAATATGCAGAGGGATTTTACTTACGTGGATGATATTGTTGAGGGTATTACCCGAATTATGTCCTGTATACCCCGTGGTTGCCCTGACTGGGACGGAATTCGGAGCGGACAAGGTCCGGCTCCTGCACGGGTGTACAACATAGGCAACGGCGCCCCGGTGCGTTTACTGGATTTCATTCACGCCCTGGAAGAAGAATTAGGTATGGAAGCGAAAAAAAATATGCTGCCCATACAGCCCGGGGATGTTCCTGCCACGTGGGCCGACTGCAATGCCCTTGAACAGGATACAGGATACCGTCCACAAACCAGTATACGGGAAGGGATCAAACATTTTGTTACCTGGTATAAATCATTTTATTTAAATAAGGAATAA
- a CDS encoding glycosyltransferase family 4 protein has product MNILGIYLLNQIRTGGNRRYLELMEALAERGNRVFVIINSFLDYTPRYFTVVKIPIKYIRHRFPPASYLFKKNVKKNIASIKKELNVNNFFPIDFIQIFGDTHLKVALYLRMELRLPLFYGFRCNDIDRAHILRASGGMSLKEYLFSLLYEPINRFREKQVARYAERISFQNSADMKRFVQRTRCPELKTVVIPGNIGLPRCTLEYENKNTSSQVKNILYVGSLSASKGLWDLLKALSILKNKGYDFLHCRILGRLENIDPTENLIKKLNIEELISIDGFKDPFPYLINSDLMVYPTLYDAFPNTVLESLHSGCPVIASEVGGVPDLLHYPELLFESGNILQIADRIERCIKDTSFYMHIRKLCGERAAVHHFDWAEQFENTMRACK; this is encoded by the coding sequence ATGAATATACTTGGAATTTATTTACTAAACCAAATTAGAACAGGGGGAAATAGACGATATTTAGAACTCATGGAAGCCCTTGCAGAACGGGGCAACAGGGTTTTTGTTATTATAAACAGTTTTCTCGATTACACACCTCGTTATTTTACCGTGGTTAAAATACCTATAAAATATATCCGTCATCGATTTCCTCCAGCCTCATATCTTTTTAAAAAAAATGTAAAAAAAAATATAGCGAGTATTAAGAAAGAACTAAACGTAAATAATTTTTTTCCTATAGATTTTATTCAGATATTCGGAGATACCCATTTAAAAGTTGCATTGTATTTAAGAATGGAATTACGGCTTCCGTTGTTTTATGGGTTCCGTTGTAATGATATAGATCGTGCACATATCTTGCGGGCAAGTGGAGGTATGTCTTTAAAGGAATATCTATTTTCACTACTCTATGAACCAATAAACCGTTTCAGAGAAAAACAGGTTGCCCGATATGCAGAACGTATTTCCTTTCAAAATAGTGCAGATATGAAACGTTTTGTTCAAAGAACCAGATGTCCCGAGTTAAAGACGGTTGTTATCCCTGGAAACATAGGCTTACCACGGTGTACTTTAGAATATGAAAACAAAAATACGTCATCACAAGTTAAAAATATTCTTTATGTCGGTTCTCTTTCTGCAAGTAAAGGATTATGGGATTTATTGAAAGCCCTTAGTATTTTAAAAAATAAAGGATATGATTTTCTTCATTGCCGTATTCTTGGTCGTCTTGAAAATATTGATCCAACAGAAAATCTTATAAAAAAATTGAATATCGAAGAATTAATTTCAATAGATGGTTTTAAAGACCCATTCCCCTATCTTATCAATTCTGATTTGATGGTATATCCTACCCTTTATGACGCTTTTCCAAATACGGTACTTGAGTCTCTTCATTCAGGATGTCCGGTAATAGCCTCTGAAGTCGGCGGGGTCCCGGATCTGCTTCATTATCCTGAATTACTGTTTGAATCCGGAAATATACTGCAAATTGCCGATAGGATTGAACGATGCATAAAAGACACATCTTTTTATATGCATATCAGAAAGTTATGCGGAGAAAGAGCTGCGGTTCATCATTTCGACTGGGCAGAGCAATTTGAAAATACTATGAGAGCGTGTAAATAA
- a CDS encoding CDP-glycerol glycerophosphotransferase family protein, which produces MFKPILDAFEKKEKKVLYLTSAKDDPVFKEQYKFISAEYIGTGNRAFARLNFLEADICLMTTPGIEVFQIKRSKGVKHYSHILHDTGDATCYRLFGIDWFDSILLSGTYQISDIRKLEKIRSTKHKELEVVGSTYLDIYNEKIRKVPVEKNHIFTVLISPSWGPGSLLNIFGEKLINPLLDTGWKIIIRPHPQSKKNEGEMLLRLEEKYKNSKNIIWDYNPENIISLARADVMFSDFSGIIFDYIFLFNKPVIYSNAYFNIKMYDAADLDHIPKKFEMIKLFGTELKKDDLENIVDIIKNASENEKLTAARKTAKETAWQYIGESGERSVDFLVLTKERIKASC; this is translated from the coding sequence GTGTTTAAGCCAATTCTTGACGCATTTGAAAAAAAAGAGAAAAAAGTTTTATATTTAACATCTGCCAAAGATGATCCTGTCTTTAAAGAACAATATAAATTTATTTCAGCCGAATATATAGGCACAGGTAACAGGGCTTTTGCGCGATTAAATTTTCTTGAAGCTGATATATGCCTCATGACAACCCCTGGTATAGAGGTATTTCAAATTAAGAGATCCAAGGGCGTTAAACATTATTCACATATACTTCATGATACCGGAGATGCTACTTGCTATCGTTTGTTTGGCATTGATTGGTTTGATTCAATTTTATTAAGCGGTACTTATCAGATTAGCGATATAAGGAAATTAGAAAAAATACGATCGACAAAACATAAAGAACTCGAAGTAGTTGGAAGTACATATCTTGATATTTATAATGAGAAAATAAGAAAAGTACCAGTTGAAAAAAATCATATATTTACCGTGCTTATTTCCCCTTCCTGGGGACCAGGATCGCTGCTAAATATTTTTGGCGAAAAGCTTATTAATCCGCTTTTGGATACTGGATGGAAAATTATTATCAGACCTCACCCACAATCTAAGAAAAACGAAGGGGAAATGCTCTTGAGGCTCGAAGAAAAGTATAAAAATTCAAAAAATATCATTTGGGATTATAATCCGGAAAATATTATTTCCTTAGCAAGGGCAGATGTAATGTTTTCCGATTTTTCCGGAATTATTTTTGACTATATTTTTCTTTTTAATAAGCCAGTAATATATTCAAACGCATATTTTAATATTAAAATGTATGATGCGGCAGACTTAGATCATATTCCCAAAAAATTTGAAATGATAAAATTATTTGGAACAGAATTAAAAAAAGATGATTTAGAAAATATAGTAGATATAATAAAGAACGCCTCTGAAAATGAAAAATTAACAGCGGCGAGAAAAACCGCAAAAGAAACTGCATGGCAGTATATCGGAGAGAGCGGGGAGAGATCGGTGGATTTCCTGGTTTTAACAAAGGAGCGTATCAAAGCATCATGTTAA
- the yidC gene encoding membrane protein insertase YidC, protein MLNILFNIIIYPVKLLLESIYAVLSISLFKENIGISLAGLSITVNLLCLPLYAKAEQLQQVERDIQKKMASRIADIKKYFKGDEQYMILAMHYKEHHYHPIMALRSSLSLLIQIPFFIAAYSFLSHLDSLTGKSLFLISDLSTPDALFSINNFSINILPILMTIINIISGLVYAKGFAKKEKIQLLLMSLIFLVLLYNSPSGLVLYWTMNNIFSLVKNILFKIKNPLKILYAIGCVLCGAFMVYVLFFRYNNPMRAFRNKFFSAIVFIVFTGIPLYLFFVKCAVKKWSGLFSVNLKDTKNIMILSCVNLCLFIGCFIPFNLVASDPVQFASIPKISSPFSLLVSPAIQAIGLLVFWPLYLFFLASNKIKIVLSVLFPLLVICSFLNFFVFSGNYGIISQSLNFQLRDGIFLAGSLSRQLVNILACVITSILLSLLFVFKKTKLISGLLSICILGNIFLCTSKLFQIKTVIDHDIEFQNQITNNAISNDTNDIISPVFTLGKTGKNVFIIMLDTAISSYFPIFLEERPEFRQSFSGFTYYPNTLSFFRRTLFGTPPLFGGYEYTPINMNERNSEKMKDKHNESMLVLPKLFKQHGFNITVTDMPYVNYESPMNPDFFTQRGIKAQNISTAYIKKYIHDIMGLDEYIEITQIAQLLNRNILPFAILEASPYILRDFLYQNGNYWSTADFSTDSGIPLSTISNYASLFYLPQITNITENDNTFSILVNNLTHDAVYLQYPDYSAEKDIINHGRNIFGNLISFKYYHTNSASYILLAKWFDYLRQNGVWDNTRIIIVSDHGDGGLTNPDFTSFQNDYVIPYNPILLIKDFSDKDDLKTNNDFMTNADVPLLATKDIIENPINPFTKRALEPDKKDGIYIFTEGYTNTSFYTGNTLLQDNSKFFYVHNPIFDQKNWRELQYKDFKTN, encoded by the coding sequence ATGTTAAACATCCTTTTTAACATAATAATTTATCCAGTAAAATTATTACTTGAGTCTATTTATGCGGTATTATCTATATCTCTTTTTAAGGAAAATATCGGTATTTCCCTTGCAGGACTCAGTATTACAGTTAATTTACTATGTCTGCCATTATATGCTAAGGCTGAACAGTTACAGCAGGTTGAACGGGATATACAAAAGAAAATGGCAAGCCGCATTGCGGATATAAAAAAATATTTTAAGGGTGATGAACAATACATGATCCTGGCAATGCATTATAAGGAGCATCATTATCACCCTATAATGGCTCTGCGTAGTTCTTTGAGTTTATTGATACAAATACCATTTTTTATCGCCGCTTATTCTTTTTTGTCCCACTTGGATTCATTAACCGGTAAATCGTTATTTTTGATAAGTGATTTAAGTACTCCGGATGCTCTTTTTTCCATAAATAATTTTTCAATTAATATATTACCGATTTTAATGACTATTATAAATATAATTTCTGGTCTTGTTTACGCCAAAGGATTTGCAAAAAAAGAAAAGATTCAACTTCTTTTAATGTCTCTTATTTTTTTAGTGCTCTTATATAATTCACCATCTGGCCTTGTTTTATATTGGACAATGAATAATATTTTTTCTTTAGTAAAGAATATCTTATTTAAAATTAAAAACCCCCTTAAAATTCTTTATGCTATCGGCTGTGTTTTATGCGGTGCTTTCATGGTCTATGTATTGTTCTTTCGTTACAACAATCCAATGCGTGCCTTTAGAAATAAATTTTTTTCAGCTATTGTATTTATTGTATTTACCGGCATACCATTATATTTATTTTTCGTAAAATGTGCTGTTAAAAAATGGAGCGGATTATTTTCTGTTAATTTGAAAGATACGAAGAATATAATGATACTATCATGCGTCAATCTTTGTTTATTTATCGGATGTTTTATACCCTTTAACCTTGTTGCTTCAGATCCTGTGCAATTTGCATCAATTCCTAAAATATCGAGTCCTTTTTCTCTTCTTGTATCTCCTGCTATACAGGCCATTGGCTTATTAGTATTTTGGCCATTGTATTTATTTTTTCTTGCATCTAATAAAATTAAAATTGTCCTGTCCGTATTATTTCCTTTATTGGTTATCTGTTCATTTTTAAATTTCTTTGTTTTTAGCGGTAATTATGGTATAATATCTCAATCACTGAATTTTCAACTCCGTGACGGCATATTCCTTGCAGGATCTCTATCAAGACAATTAGTAAATATTTTAGCTTGTGTTATTACCTCTATATTATTATCTTTGCTATTCGTTTTTAAAAAAACAAAATTAATATCTGGATTATTAAGTATTTGTATTCTAGGAAATATATTCCTATGTACGAGTAAACTTTTTCAAATTAAGACTGTTATTGATCATGATATTGAATTTCAAAATCAAATAACCAATAATGCCATTTCTAACGATACTAATGACATAATTTCTCCCGTGTTTACTTTGGGTAAGACAGGGAAGAATGTCTTTATTATCATGTTGGACACCGCCATAAGTTCATATTTTCCTATATTCCTGGAAGAAAGACCGGAATTTAGGCAAAGTTTTTCAGGATTTACCTATTATCCAAATACCCTTTCTTTTTTCCGTAGAACTCTTTTTGGAACACCGCCTCTTTTTGGCGGATATGAATATACTCCGATAAACATGAATGAAAGAAACAGCGAGAAAATGAAGGATAAACATAATGAATCCATGTTAGTGCTTCCCAAATTATTCAAACAACATGGTTTTAATATAACCGTAACTGATATGCCATATGTAAATTATGAATCTCCAATGAATCCCGATTTTTTTACACAAAGGGGGATAAAAGCTCAGAATATTTCCACTGCATACATTAAAAAATATATTCATGATATAATGGGACTTGATGAATATATTGAAATAACTCAAATTGCACAGTTATTAAATCGTAATATATTACCATTTGCCATACTTGAAGCATCACCCTACATTCTACGTGATTTTCTCTATCAAAATGGAAATTATTGGAGTACTGCTGATTTTTCTACTGATTCGGGAATTCCACTTTCAACCATTAGTAATTATGCATCATTATTTTACTTACCACAGATAACAAATATAACGGAAAACGATAATACATTTTCTATTTTAGTAAACAATCTAACCCATGATGCTGTTTATTTGCAGTATCCGGATTATTCCGCCGAAAAAGATATAATAAACCATGGTAGGAATATTTTTGGAAATCTAATTTCCTTTAAATATTATCATACAAATAGCGCTTCGTATATTCTTTTAGCAAAGTGGTTTGACTATCTCCGACAAAATGGGGTTTGGGATAATACCCGTATAATTATTGTATCCGATCATGGCGACGGAGGATTAACTAACCCGGATTTTACATCATTCCAAAATGACTATGTAATTCCTTATAATCCCATACTTTTGATTAAAGATTTTTCCGATAAGGATGATTTGAAAACAAATAACGACTTTATGACAAATGCGGACGTGCCATTATTGGCAACAAAAGATATTATTGAAAATCCCATAAATCCATTTACAAAAAGAGCTTTGGAGCCTGACAAGAAAGATGGCATCTATATATTTACGGAAGGATATACTAATACTTCCTTCTATACCGGCAATACCTTATTACAGGACAATTCTAAGTTTTTTTACGTGCATAATCCTATTTTTGATCAGAAGAATTGGCGTGAATTGCAATACAAAGATTTTAAAACAAACTAG
- a CDS encoding glycosyltransferase: protein MDISVGVPVYNSENILPELIRQFKDALKEFEYEIILVNDESPDKSWDVILKEILSNYQFIGVNLRKNSSLDNAIIAGLKYRKPKWNVKNYPLLY, encoded by the coding sequence ATGGACATAAGTGTCGGAGTTCCAGTTTATAACAGCGAAAATATTCTACCCGAACTTATTCGTCAGTTTAAAGATGCTTTAAAGGAATTTGAATATGAAATTATTCTTGTTAATGATGAAAGTCCCGACAAAAGCTGGGATGTTATTCTTAAAGAAATATTATCAAATTATCAGTTTATTGGTGTAAATTTACGAAAAAACAGCAGTCTGGACAATGCAATTATTGCAGGTCTTAAATACAGAAAGCCCAAATGGAATGTAAAAAATTACCCATTGCTGTATTAG
- a CDS encoding glycosyltransferase yields MERCFQYRDPRDLIDGEYELIRRLRDKYKTIVFLNGQPEAGTNRLDLLPYVDRLFYKSVFFDLNNYCKDLYAKNLFADYYHQKYGIYDKDREYRCVPAISTADTKKIELSWNIGVGNYPRRNWPQRMGTVLARAGLPDLRRFFKPGQRAPSDFSGSVRTIAVHARIDPVSCESISYQRRLYLEKIKDDTRFLTGMVSQDVYYRELRDAKITLSPFGWGEVCFRDFEAIISGSLLLKPDMSHLKTWPNVYIPYETYVPTNWDGTDIIEKAEIYLGNDLERQRIARNAWEQYCDQLYGLEDRFTSLFQDILV; encoded by the coding sequence ATGGAGCGGTGTTTTCAGTATCGAGACCCCAGGGATTTGATCGACGGAGAATATGAACTAATTAGACGATTACGGGATAAGTATAAAACCATAGTTTTTTTAAACGGCCAACCTGAAGCTGGTACCAATCGTCTGGATCTGCTTCCCTATGTGGACCGGCTTTTTTACAAATCGGTATTTTTTGATTTAAATAATTATTGTAAGGATCTTTACGCAAAAAATCTTTTTGCCGATTATTATCATCAAAAATATGGCATATATGATAAAGATAGAGAATACCGGTGTGTCCCGGCTATTAGTACCGCTGATACTAAAAAAATAGAGCTTTCCTGGAATATCGGTGTGGGTAATTATCCCCGCAGGAATTGGCCCCAGCGTATGGGGACGGTATTAGCCCGGGCGGGTCTTCCCGATCTGAGGCGGTTTTTTAAACCCGGGCAAAGGGCTCCGTCGGATTTTTCAGGTTCCGTCAGGACTATTGCAGTTCATGCCCGGATCGATCCCGTATCCTGTGAATCCATCTCTTATCAGCGGCGTTTATACCTTGAAAAAATAAAGGATGATACACGTTTTTTAACCGGAATGGTTTCACAGGATGTTTATTACCGGGAACTGCGGGATGCAAAGATAACCCTATCTCCCTTCGGTTGGGGTGAAGTCTGCTTCCGGGATTTTGAAGCGATTATTTCCGGCAGCTTGCTTCTAAAACCCGATATGTCCCATCTAAAAACCTGGCCCAATGTGTATATTCCCTACGAAACCTATGTTCCCACCAACTGGGATGGAACGGATATTATAGAAAAGGCAGAAATCTATCTGGGGAATGATCTGGAACGACAGCGTATCGCCCGGAATGCCTGGGAGCAATACTGCGATCAATTGTACGGTCTTGAAGATCGGTTTACTTCACTTTTTCAAGACATATTAGTATAA
- a CDS encoding CDP-glycerol glycerophosphotransferase family protein, with translation MLFSLLTGLAVTVFFFFKNVLIKIKTGSLFNKNSKRNSETASAARPQLVIYSEGKQYWNVFKPVLEELIIRGMPCVYYTSGEDDPGLSFQAPDSLLEKKFIGKGNAAYNFLNFLEADVCLMTTPGLDVLQLKRSPGVRHYAHILHMVTDATTYRLFSLDYYNSVFLTGEYQKKDIRQLEEQRGTARKELFVTGCTYLDVMAEHIKELPKEGDHKKTVLVAPSWGANGIMRRYGLRLLDPLAKSSYRIIIRPHPQSMISEKNTIETLQKSLDSYKNVEWNFDVENLTALSRADVLISDFSGVVFDYVFLFDRPVIYPRFDFDKRPYDLADIEDEAWTFRAIRNLGTAVNEDDFEKIEGFLDRIIGGGEKKEISGKLRNEAYMYPGEAGKRVVDALCSILQYPQGISDAN, from the coding sequence ATGCTCTTTTCACTATTAACCGGTTTGGCGGTTACGGTCTTTTTCTTTTTTAAAAATGTTCTTATTAAAATTAAAACCGGATCCCTGTTTAATAAAAACAGTAAACGCAATTCTGAAACCGCTTCAGCAGCCCGGCCTCAGCTGGTTATCTATTCTGAAGGGAAACAGTATTGGAATGTATTTAAGCCGGTACTTGAAGAGCTGATCATCCGGGGGATGCCCTGCGTTTATTACACGAGCGGTGAAGATGATCCGGGCCTGTCGTTTCAAGCGCCGGATAGTTTATTGGAAAAGAAGTTTATCGGGAAGGGAAACGCGGCATACAATTTTTTAAATTTCCTTGAAGCTGATGTCTGCCTTATGACTACCCCCGGCCTTGATGTATTACAGCTTAAACGATCTCCTGGGGTAAGGCATTACGCACATATACTCCACATGGTTACCGACGCAACCACTTACCGCCTCTTCAGCCTGGACTATTACAATTCAGTTTTTTTAACCGGTGAGTATCAAAAGAAGGATATACGGCAGCTGGAGGAACAGCGGGGTACAGCCCGTAAGGAGCTATTTGTTACCGGATGTACCTACCTTGATGTAATGGCGGAACATATAAAAGAATTACCGAAAGAGGGGGACCATAAAAAAACAGTTCTAGTGGCCCCATCCTGGGGGGCAAACGGCATTATGCGCCGTTACGGCTTACGCTTACTGGATCCCCTCGCGAAATCTTCCTACAGAATAATTATCCGTCCCCATCCGCAAAGTATGATTTCAGAAAAAAACACCATAGAAACGCTGCAGAAAAGTTTGGATTCCTATAAAAATGTGGAATGGAATTTTGACGTAGAAAACTTGACAGCCCTGTCCCGCGCCGATGTGCTTATTTCCGATTTTTCAGGGGTGGTGTTTGATTATGTATTTTTATTTGACCGCCCGGTAATTTACCCCCGTTTCGATTTTGATAAACGGCCATACGATTTAGCGGATATCGAAGATGAAGCCTGGACCTTCCGAGCCATACGGAACCTGGGTACCGCGGTAAACGAGGATGATTTTGAGAAAATAGAGGGGTTTCTTGACAGAATTATCGGAGGGGGGGAGAAGAAAGAAATAAGCGGGAAGTTACGGAACGAAGCTTATATGTATCCTGGAGAAGCAGGTAAAAGGGTAGTTGATGCACTTTGCAGCATTTTACAATACCCCCAAGGTATATCTGACGCCAATTGA